One Megalops cyprinoides isolate fMegCyp1 chromosome 4, fMegCyp1.pri, whole genome shotgun sequence genomic window carries:
- the prdm12b gene encoding PR domain zinc finger protein 12b, with protein sequence MGSVLPAEALVLKSGFKQQSLSLSEIITSDILHSFLYGRWRNVLGEHLFEEKTSSVSPKTAFTAEVLAQSFSGEVQKLSSLVLPSEVIIAQSSIPGEGLGIFSKTWIKAGTEMGPFTGRVISPEHVDLFKNNNLMWEVFNEDGTVRYFIDASQEDHRSWMTYIKCARNEQEQNLEVVQIGSSIFYKAVETIPPDQELLVWYGNSHNTFLGIPGVPGTEEEHQKKHKNDDFHLCDGSSSSSSSSSSSSSSSTASRMRCVICHRGFNSRSNLRSHMRIHTLDKPFVCRFCNRRFSQSSTLRNHVRLHTGERPYKCHVCQSAYSQLAGLRAHQKSARHRPSSASAVSLQTHSPPPPQITPVPHPASLVHHIPTMVL encoded by the exons ATGGGGTCGGTGTTGCCCGCAGAGGCTTTGGTGCTGAAGTCTGGATTTAAACAGCAGAGTCTATCTCTGTCTGAAATCATTACATCAGACATTCTCCACAGCTTTCTCTACGGGCGATGGAGGAACGTTCTCGGGGAGCACCTTTTCGAAGAAAAAACGAGCAGCGTCAGTCCCAAAACTGCCTTCACTGCCGAGGTCCTGGCGCAGTCCTTCTCGGGAG AGGTTCAGAAGCTGTCGAGTCTGGTGCTGCCGAGCGAGGTCATCATCGCGCAGAGCTCCATCCCCGGAGAGGGGCTCGGGATCTTCTCCAAGACGTGGATCAAGGCTGGCACGGAGATGGGTCCCTTCACCGGGAGAGTCATCTCCCCGGAGCACGTGGACCTcttcaaaaacaacaacctgATGTGGGAG GTGTTTAACGAGGACGGTACGGTGCGCTACTTCATCGACGCCAGCCAGGAGGACCACCGCAGCTGGATGACGTACATCAAATGCGCTCGAAACGAGCAGGAGCAGAACCTGGAGGTGGTGCAGATCGGCAGCAGCATCTTCTACAAGGCGGTGGAG ACCATCCCCCCAGACCAGGAGCTGCTGGTGTGGTACGGAAATTCCCATAACACCTTCCTGGGCATTCCTGGGGTTCCTGGAACTGAGGAGGAACATCAGAAGAAACACAAGAATG ACGATTTCCACCTGTGTGACGGctcctcgtcttcctcctcctcgtcgtcgtcctcctcctcctcctcgacAGCCAGCCGCATGCGCTGCGTCATCTGCCACCGGGGCTTCAACTCGCGCAGCAACCTGCGCTCGCACATGCGCATCCACACGCTGGACAAGCCCTTCGTCTGCCGCTTCTGCAACCGCCGCTTCAGCCAGAGCTCCACGCTGCGCAACCACGTGCGTCTGCACACGGGCGAGCGGCCCTACAAGTGCCACGTGTGCCAGAGCGCGTACTCGCAGCTGGCCGGCCTGCGCGCGCACCAGAAGAGCGCCCGCCACCGCCCCTCCAGCGCCAGCGCCGTCTCCCTGCAGAcgcactcccctccccccccgcagATCACCCCTGTACCCCACCCCGCCTCGCTGGTGCACCACATCCCCACCATGGTGCTGTGA